From the genome of Methylomonas sp. UP202, one region includes:
- the nifH gene encoding nitrogenase iron protein, which produces MAKLRQCAIYGKGGIGKSTTTQNLVAALAEAGKKVMIVGCDPKADSTRLILHSKAQTTIMHLAAEAGSVEDLELEDVLKVGYGDVKCVESGGPEPGVGCAGRGVITAINFLEEEGAYDDELDFVFYDVLGDVVCGGFAMPIRENKAQEIYIVCSGEMMAMYAANNIAKGIVKYANSGGVRLAGLICNSRQTAREDELIEELARQMGTQMIHFVPRDNVVQRAEIRRMTVIEYEPTAKQADEYRALAQKVLHNKNLVIPTPITMDELEELLMNFGLMEEEDATLIGKTAAEE; this is translated from the coding sequence ATGGCGAAATTACGTCAATGTGCTATTTACGGTAAAGGTGGTATTGGTAAATCCACCACAACCCAAAACCTGGTTGCCGCTCTGGCGGAAGCCGGTAAAAAAGTGATGATCGTCGGTTGCGATCCTAAAGCCGATTCTACTCGCTTGATCCTGCACTCAAAAGCGCAAACCACCATCATGCATTTGGCTGCCGAAGCTGGTAGCGTCGAAGACTTGGAACTGGAAGACGTATTGAAAGTCGGCTACGGCGACGTGAAATGCGTTGAATCAGGCGGTCCAGAGCCAGGAGTTGGTTGCGCTGGCCGTGGTGTTATCACCGCGATCAACTTCCTGGAAGAGGAAGGCGCATACGACGACGAACTCGACTTCGTTTTCTACGACGTATTGGGTGACGTTGTTTGCGGCGGTTTCGCGATGCCTATCCGCGAAAACAAAGCTCAAGAAATTTACATCGTTTGCTCTGGCGAGATGATGGCTATGTACGCTGCCAACAACATCGCTAAAGGTATCGTCAAATACGCCAACTCAGGCGGCGTTCGTTTGGCCGGTTTGATCTGCAACTCTCGTCAAACAGCTCGTGAAGACGAACTGATCGAAGAATTGGCAAGACAAATGGGCACTCAAATGATCCATTTCGTACCACGCGACAACGTTGTACAACGTGCTGAAATCCGTCGTATGACGGTTATCGAGTACGAACCAACCGCGAAACAAGCCGACGAATACCGCGCTTTGGCTCAAAAAGTTCTGCACAACAAAAACTTGGTGATCCCTACTCCGATCACGATGGACGAGTTGGAAGAGTTGTTGATGAACTTCGGTTTGATGGAAGAAGAAGACGCAACTTTGATCGGTAAAACCGCTGCCGAAGAATAA
- a CDS encoding 4Fe-4S binding protein, with protein MTLYIVAEECISCGDCKPVCPTDSIKEGAVVFEINKKTCTECNGDFDEPQCVKVCPIDNCILPLVA; from the coding sequence ATGACTCTCTACATTGTTGCCGAGGAATGTATTTCCTGTGGTGATTGCAAACCTGTGTGCCCAACCGACTCGATCAAGGAAGGCGCGGTGGTGTTCGAAATCAACAAAAAAACCTGCACCGAGTGCAATGGTGACTTCGACGAACCGCAATGCGTTAAGGTTTGCCCGATTGACAATTGCATATTGCCGTTAGTGGCATAG
- the nifK gene encoding nitrogenase molybdenum-iron protein subunit beta, with protein sequence MSQNVDKIAPSYPLFRTDEYKENLANKRAMYEERHPQDTIDEVFEWTTTKEYQELNFSREAITINPAKACQPLGAVLCALGFEKTMPYVHGSQGCVAYFRTYFNRHFKEPVSCVSDSMTEDAAVFGGQKNMFAGLENAKALYQPDIIAVSTTCMAEVIGDDLNAFINNAKKEGHVDQDFPVPFAHTPSFVGSHTTGWDNMFEGMARYFTLKTMEGKEPGKNGKINFVPGFETYLGNYRVIHRMMKEMGVDYTMLSDPTEVLDTPADGTFRMYSGGTTMDEIKDAPNAITTVLLQPWQLEKTKKFAETTWNHDVPKLNIPMGLEWTDALLMKVSELSGKPISKSLEVERGRLVDMMTDSHAWLHGKKFALYGDADFALGMTKMLLEFGAEVTDVLVNHANKRWKKACEEILKASPYGQGATVHIGRDLWHFRSLMFTNKQDFMIGNSYGKFIQRDTMYKGEEFEVPLIRIGFPIFDRHHLHRMTTLGYEGAMYVLTTLVNAVLEQLDKETRGMGTTDYNYDLIR encoded by the coding sequence ATGAGCCAAAATGTCGACAAAATAGCCCCTAGTTATCCCTTGTTTCGAACCGACGAATACAAGGAAAATCTTGCCAACAAACGCGCGATGTACGAAGAGCGTCACCCGCAAGATACCATTGACGAAGTATTCGAATGGACGACGACTAAGGAATATCAAGAATTGAACTTCAGCCGCGAAGCGATCACGATCAATCCGGCTAAAGCTTGCCAACCGCTGGGTGCCGTGTTGTGCGCTCTGGGTTTCGAAAAAACCATGCCGTATGTCCACGGTTCGCAAGGTTGCGTGGCTTACTTCCGTACCTACTTCAACCGCCATTTCAAAGAGCCGGTTTCCTGCGTTTCCGACTCCATGACCGAAGACGCGGCGGTATTCGGTGGTCAGAAAAACATGTTCGCGGGTTTGGAAAACGCTAAAGCCCTGTATCAGCCGGACATCATCGCGGTATCCACCACTTGCATGGCGGAAGTTATCGGCGACGACTTGAACGCGTTTATCAACAACGCCAAGAAAGAAGGCCATGTTGATCAAGATTTCCCGGTGCCATTCGCTCATACCCCAAGCTTCGTCGGTAGTCACACCACCGGCTGGGATAACATGTTCGAAGGCATGGCGCGCTACTTCACGCTGAAAACGATGGAAGGCAAGGAGCCCGGCAAAAACGGCAAGATCAACTTCGTGCCCGGTTTCGAAACCTATTTGGGTAACTATCGCGTTATCCATCGGATGATGAAAGAAATGGGCGTCGATTACACGATGCTGAGCGATCCGACCGAAGTATTGGATACCCCGGCGGACGGTACTTTTCGGATGTACTCCGGCGGTACCACGATGGACGAAATCAAGGATGCGCCGAACGCGATCACCACCGTGTTGCTGCAACCTTGGCAGTTGGAAAAAACCAAGAAATTCGCCGAAACCACTTGGAACCACGACGTGCCGAAACTGAACATTCCGATGGGCTTGGAATGGACCGACGCGCTGCTGATGAAAGTTTCCGAACTGAGCGGCAAACCCATTTCGAAATCACTGGAAGTCGAACGCGGTCGTTTGGTGGACATGATGACCGACTCGCACGCTTGGTTGCACGGCAAAAAATTCGCATTGTACGGCGATGCGGACTTCGCGCTGGGTATGACCAAAATGCTGCTGGAGTTTGGCGCGGAAGTCACCGACGTGTTGGTTAACCACGCCAACAAACGCTGGAAAAAAGCTTGCGAAGAAATCTTGAAAGCATCGCCTTACGGTCAAGGCGCCACCGTACATATCGGTCGCGACTTGTGGCACTTCCGTTCGCTGATGTTTACCAACAAACAGGACTTCATGATCGGTAACTCTTACGGTAAATTCATCCAACGCGATACCATGTACAAAGGTGAAGAGTTCGAAGTGCCGCTGATTCGGATCGGCTTCCCGATTTTCGACCGTCACCACTTGCACCGTATGACCACCTTGGGCTACGAAGGCGCGATGTACGTGCTAACTACGCTGGTTAACGCGGTACTGGAGCAGTTGGATAAGGAAACCCGCGGTATGGGAACGACCGACTACAATTACGATTTGATCCGTTAA
- the nifT gene encoding putative nitrogen fixation protein NifT, whose product MPSVMLRKREDGKLLFYVAKKDLEETIESLEFDGEDKWGGEVTLGDGSKYYFEPMSPPPKIPTTLQAKRLAEE is encoded by the coding sequence ATGCCCAGCGTCATGCTCAGAAAACGCGAAGATGGTAAACTGCTGTTCTATGTTGCCAAAAAAGACTTGGAAGAAACCATAGAATCGTTAGAATTCGATGGCGAGGACAAATGGGGCGGCGAAGTCACGTTGGGTGATGGCTCAAAATATTACTTCGAACCGATGAGTCCTCCACCGAAGATCCCAACAACATTGCAAGCCAAGCGATTAGCGGAGGAATAA
- the nifD gene encoding nitrogenase molybdenum-iron protein alpha chain, which translates to MAAMTREETEALIAEVLEVYPEKAKKDRAKHLAVNDHELEKSNKCITSNRKSLPGVMTIRGCAYAGSKGVVWGPIKDMIHISHGPVGCGQYSRAGRRNYYVGTTGVNTFGTMNFTSDFQEKDIVFGGDKKLAKCIDEIEALFPLHKGVSIQSECPIGLIGDDIEAVSKVKSKDIGKTVVPVRCEGFRGVSQSLGHHIANDAIRDWVLDKSDGKQPAYEVGPYDVAVIGDYNIGGDAWASRTLLEEMGLKVVAQWSGDGTIAEIENTPKVKLNLIHCYRSMNYIARHMEEKYSIPWIEYNFFGPTKIAESLRKIAAHFDDNIKQGAERVIARYSAEYEAVIAKYKPRLQGKRVMLYIGGLRPRHVIGAYEDLGMEVVGTGYEFGHNDDYDRTIKEIGNATLLYDDVTGYEFEEFVKKVQPDLIGSGIKEKYIFQKMGIPFRQMHSWDYSGPYHGYDGFAIFARDMDMTLNNPCWKQIKAPWKTEASESEAVKAVA; encoded by the coding sequence ATGGCAGCCATGACAAGAGAAGAGACCGAAGCGCTGATCGCAGAAGTGCTGGAAGTCTATCCCGAGAAAGCCAAAAAAGACCGCGCGAAACACTTGGCGGTCAACGACCACGAGTTGGAAAAATCCAACAAATGCATCACTTCAAACCGCAAATCGTTGCCGGGCGTAATGACCATTCGTGGTTGCGCGTATGCCGGTTCCAAAGGTGTGGTTTGGGGCCCGATCAAGGACATGATCCATATTTCCCACGGTCCAGTCGGTTGCGGTCAATATTCCCGCGCCGGCCGCCGTAACTATTATGTCGGTACCACTGGTGTCAACACCTTCGGTACGATGAACTTTACCTCCGATTTCCAAGAGAAAGACATCGTATTCGGCGGCGACAAAAAACTGGCTAAATGTATCGACGAAATCGAAGCCTTGTTCCCATTGCACAAAGGCGTTTCGATTCAATCCGAGTGCCCGATCGGTCTGATCGGCGACGACATCGAAGCGGTTTCCAAAGTGAAATCCAAAGACATCGGCAAAACCGTTGTACCAGTGCGTTGCGAAGGCTTCCGCGGTGTTTCCCAATCTTTGGGTCACCACATCGCCAACGACGCCATCCGCGACTGGGTTTTGGATAAAAGCGACGGCAAACAACCCGCTTACGAGGTCGGTCCATACGACGTAGCCGTAATCGGTGACTACAACATCGGCGGCGATGCCTGGGCCTCGCGTACCTTGTTGGAAGAAATGGGCCTGAAAGTGGTCGCGCAATGGTCCGGTGACGGTACCATCGCCGAGATCGAAAACACCCCGAAAGTGAAATTGAACTTGATCCACTGCTACCGTTCGATGAACTACATCGCCCGGCACATGGAAGAAAAATACTCCATTCCCTGGATCGAGTACAACTTCTTCGGCCCGACCAAAATCGCCGAATCGTTGCGCAAAATCGCCGCTCACTTCGATGACAACATCAAACAAGGCGCGGAGCGCGTAATCGCTCGCTACAGTGCGGAATACGAAGCCGTTATCGCCAAATACAAACCGCGTCTGCAAGGCAAACGCGTCATGTTGTACATCGGCGGTCTGCGTCCTCGTCACGTGATCGGCGCTTACGAAGATTTGGGTATGGAAGTAGTTGGTACCGGTTACGAGTTCGGTCACAACGACGACTACGATCGTACCATCAAGGAAATCGGCAACGCCACGCTGTTGTATGACGATGTCACCGGCTACGAATTCGAAGAGTTCGTCAAAAAAGTTCAACCTGACCTAATTGGCTCCGGTATTAAAGAAAAGTACATTTTCCAAAAAATGGGTATCCCATTCCGGCAAATGCACTCTTGGGATTACTCAGGCCCATACCACGGCTACGACGGCTTTGCCATCTTCGCCCGCGATATGGACATGACGCTGAATAACCCATGCTGGAAACAAATCAAGGCGCCTTGGAAAACCGAAGCGTCTGAGAGCGAAGCGGTAAAAGCGGTCGCTTAA